One Schlesneria paludicola DSM 18645 DNA segment encodes these proteins:
- a CDS encoding cysteine desulfurase family protein: MSEIYLDNNATTQPLPEVVETVASHLRETYGNPSSRHGLGRKARRVLEDSREQIASLLGAAPQELVFTSGGTEANNLAVYGLTSGPAGTIATSPGEHPSNLEACRVRERQGWKRISLPVDYSGLFDTSSSDWNGLSSNNVRLAAVILAHNETGVIQAIEPLVREANLSHFAVHLDGVQAVGKLPIHFRELGAHTLSFGAHKFHGPRGIGGLLIRDGVKLSADFPVGGLQETGRRAGTESVALVAGMAKALELWHQSQAERTARVTSLRDRLQTQLEQRAAPTVVNGKDAPRLPNTLNISFPGVDGEALLVALDLDGVCCSLGSACASGSIEPTPILVAMGLPPEVFKSALRITLSCLTAEAEVDEAARRIAEIVQCLR; encoded by the coding sequence GTGTCTGAAATTTATCTCGATAACAACGCCACGACACAGCCCCTGCCGGAAGTCGTTGAAACCGTCGCGTCTCATCTGCGTGAGACGTACGGCAATCCCAGCAGTCGGCACGGCCTGGGTCGCAAAGCGCGTCGAGTGCTCGAGGACAGCCGCGAACAAATCGCGAGTCTGTTGGGGGCGGCTCCTCAAGAACTGGTCTTCACCAGCGGGGGAACCGAAGCCAACAATCTTGCGGTCTATGGACTCACATCCGGCCCTGCCGGGACGATCGCGACGTCGCCGGGCGAACACCCATCGAACCTGGAGGCCTGCCGCGTACGCGAACGCCAGGGTTGGAAGCGGATCTCATTGCCCGTCGATTATTCCGGCCTGTTCGACACGTCCAGTTCCGATTGGAACGGTCTAAGTTCGAACAACGTCCGGCTGGCGGCGGTCATCCTGGCTCACAACGAAACGGGCGTGATTCAAGCGATTGAACCGCTGGTCCGCGAAGCCAACCTCAGTCACTTTGCCGTCCATCTCGACGGCGTTCAGGCTGTCGGAAAACTACCGATCCACTTTCGCGAACTGGGGGCTCACACGCTCAGTTTCGGAGCGCACAAGTTTCATGGTCCGCGTGGAATCGGCGGGCTGCTGATTCGCGACGGTGTGAAACTGTCCGCGGACTTTCCAGTGGGCGGCTTGCAAGAAACAGGGCGCCGGGCCGGGACAGAATCGGTCGCGCTTGTCGCGGGAATGGCCAAAGCACTGGAGCTTTGGCATCAATCGCAGGCCGAACGAACGGCACGGGTGACGAGCCTGCGCGATCGCCTGCAAACGCAGCTCGAACAACGGGCGGCACCGACCGTCGTGAATGGAAAAGACGCCCCGCGACTTCCCAATACCTTGAATATCTCGTTCCCCGGTGTCGACGGTGAAGCATTGCTGGTAGCACTCGATCTGGACGGCGTTTGCTGCTCGCTGGGAAGCGCGTGCGCCAGCGGCTCGATCGAACCGACGCCGATTCTCGTCGCGATGGGCTTGCCACCCGAAGTCTTCAAGTCGGCCCTGCGCATCACGCTCAGTTGCCTGACAGCCGAGGCGGAAGTGGACGAAGCGGCACGTCGAATTGCGGAGATCGTCCAGTGTCTGCGGTAG
- a CDS encoding lactate racemase domain-containing protein yields MSQFPRMFRLRQKFDARRVSDIPAEVRNQLVALNLSERIRPGQSVAITAGSRGIAHIGVITRTVVDHFKSLGAIPFIVPAMGSHGGGTAAGQTQLLEHYGITPEKMGCELRASMETVIVDKTPQGIPVHFDKHASLADHVFVVGRVKPHTGFVGEVESGLHKMMLIGLGKHEGAKIYHRAIADYSFMDIITAVAASVIAKCRVAGGLAIVENAYDETALIEAVAPTRFLEREKELLKLASQWLPRLPFPYVDLLIIDQIGKNISGTGLDTNVVGRKFNDHAGTDRDAVRCKRIFVRGMTEETHGNATGIGLSEFTNQRTADAIDRKITNINCITGLHPTAAMIPIAYDTDREVVTNALQTCGLVEPQNARVVQISDTLHLGEVVISEAYLPQLVGRDDLEQISAPAEMSFDSDGNLRPVSH; encoded by the coding sequence ATGTCGCAGTTTCCGCGGATGTTCCGTCTTCGCCAAAAGTTTGACGCGCGACGTGTCTCCGACATTCCCGCCGAAGTCCGAAACCAACTCGTTGCACTGAACCTGTCTGAACGAATTCGACCTGGACAATCGGTCGCCATTACGGCCGGCAGCCGAGGCATTGCACATATCGGGGTGATTACGCGCACGGTCGTCGACCACTTCAAATCGCTGGGGGCGATCCCCTTTATCGTTCCGGCGATGGGAAGTCATGGCGGCGGGACGGCGGCCGGGCAAACGCAACTCCTCGAACATTACGGAATCACACCCGAAAAGATGGGTTGTGAACTGCGCGCCTCGATGGAAACAGTCATCGTCGACAAGACGCCGCAGGGAATCCCCGTTCACTTCGACAAGCATGCCTCGCTTGCCGATCACGTCTTCGTTGTCGGTCGCGTGAAGCCGCACACGGGATTCGTCGGCGAAGTCGAATCCGGCCTTCACAAGATGATGCTGATCGGACTTGGCAAGCATGAAGGGGCCAAGATCTATCACCGCGCGATTGCCGACTACAGCTTTATGGACATTATCACCGCGGTTGCCGCATCGGTCATCGCGAAGTGCCGCGTCGCGGGCGGTCTGGCCATCGTCGAAAACGCCTACGATGAAACGGCTCTGATCGAAGCCGTGGCGCCGACGCGTTTCCTCGAACGTGAAAAAGAGTTGCTCAAGCTGGCCAGCCAGTGGCTGCCTCGATTGCCTTTCCCCTACGTCGATCTCTTGATTATCGACCAGATCGGAAAGAACATTAGCGGGACGGGACTCGATACGAACGTCGTCGGCCGCAAATTTAACGATCACGCGGGAACCGATCGCGACGCGGTGCGTTGCAAGCGAATCTTTGTTCGTGGGATGACGGAGGAAACCCACGGCAACGCGACCGGTATCGGCCTGAGCGAATTCACCAACCAGCGAACCGCCGACGCGATCGATCGCAAGATCACCAACATCAACTGTATCACCGGCCTGCACCCGACGGCCGCCATGATCCCCATCGCCTACGACACAGACCGCGAAGTCGTCACGAATGCCCTGCAAACGTGCGGACTGGTCGAGCCGCAGAATGCGCGAGTCGTTCAGATTTCTGACACTTTGCATCTGGGCGAAGTTGTCATCAGTGAAGCGTACTTGCCACAACTGGTTGGTCGCGATGACCTGGAACAGATCTCTGCTCCTGCAGAAATGAGTTTCGATTCCGATGGCAATCTGCGACCTGTTTCGCATTGA
- a CDS encoding ribonuclease inhibitor — protein sequence MRIAIIGLTCAVVFGLSGCGKIPTWGELTGGSKPAEPEANPTPAPPVVQQVVQPPPPSAQEIVAKFKTLKPSEINDSAITQLTSLSEGLNEITEINADFSTVTSAAFASISKLSKLRQLRLSSTRVTNEACEKIAELPALEVLILSDTVVDDVGVAALSRLSNLKSLELSRCHLTRAGFQAIGAFPALEYLEIRRTNLDDVSLDLVCNAKTLVSLRLSNNPITDQGLDALGKLPGIEVLEFNETGIHGWGLAHAQKRGGGKNLKELSLFKCPLDGMGAKAIGNFKSVEKLVLGEIPQLDDEGLMTMVRGMKNLKYLNCSKTPSLFGTLGFKALLGSKDLEELHIGECSRIGDDAVPFIKKMKNLKILRVHGTSISARGMAELALALPDTKIN from the coding sequence ATGCGTATCGCGATCATCGGGCTGACATGCGCCGTTGTCTTCGGACTGAGCGGCTGTGGCAAGATTCCCACATGGGGTGAACTAACCGGGGGCAGTAAACCGGCAGAACCCGAAGCGAATCCCACTCCTGCACCTCCCGTCGTACAGCAGGTCGTGCAACCGCCTCCACCGAGTGCTCAGGAGATCGTCGCGAAATTCAAGACCCTGAAGCCCTCTGAAATCAACGACTCGGCGATCACGCAACTGACCAGCCTCTCGGAAGGCCTTAATGAAATCACGGAAATTAATGCGGATTTCAGCACTGTCACCAGTGCCGCGTTTGCTTCAATTTCGAAGCTCTCGAAGCTGCGTCAACTGCGGCTGAGTTCCACGCGCGTCACGAACGAAGCGTGTGAGAAAATCGCCGAACTCCCCGCGCTCGAAGTCCTGATTCTCAGTGACACCGTCGTCGACGATGTCGGCGTGGCGGCACTCTCACGTTTGTCGAACCTGAAATCGCTCGAACTCTCACGATGTCACCTGACCCGGGCCGGATTCCAGGCGATTGGAGCTTTTCCGGCACTGGAGTACCTGGAAATCCGGAGAACGAATCTCGACGATGTTTCGCTGGATCTGGTCTGCAATGCGAAAACCCTGGTCTCGCTCAGGCTCTCGAACAATCCGATTACCGACCAGGGCTTGGACGCGCTCGGAAAGTTGCCCGGGATTGAAGTGCTCGAATTCAATGAGACAGGTATTCATGGCTGGGGATTGGCGCACGCTCAAAAACGGGGTGGCGGTAAGAACCTGAAAGAATTGTCGCTGTTCAAATGCCCTCTCGACGGAATGGGAGCGAAAGCTATTGGCAATTTTAAATCCGTTGAAAAGCTGGTGTTGGGAGAAATCCCTCAGCTTGACGACGAAGGCCTGATGACGATGGTCAGGGGAATGAAGAATCTGAAGTACCTGAATTGCAGTAAGACCCCCAGCCTGTTTGGGACACTGGGATTCAAGGCCCTGCTTGGAAGCAAAGACCTCGAAGAACTCCATATCGGCGAATGCTCGAGAATTGGCGACGATGCGGTGCCGTTCATCAAGAAGATGAAAAACTTGAAGATCCTGCGAGTCCATGGAACATCGATCAGCGCCAGAGGAATGGCCGAACTGGCACTCGCACTGCCCGATACGAAAATCAACTAG